From a single Bacillus pumilus genomic region:
- a CDS encoding carbamoyl phosphate synthase large subunit, which yields MPKDQSIQTILVIGSGPIIIGQAAEFDYSGTQGCMALKEEGYKVILVNNNPATIMTDESFADEIYFEPLSVDSVTRIIEKEKPDGLLANLGGQTALNLAVELEKAGVLKKHGVTLLGTSVETIENGEDREKFRALMKQLNEPVPDSEIVDNAKDALQFAKEVGFPVILRPAYTLGGKGGGIALTEEAFKPLIEGALLASPIHQCLVEKSIAGFKEVEYEVMRDRQNTCITVCNMENIDPVGVHTGDSIVVAPSQTLTDQDYQMLRSASLKIISALDVVGGCNIQFALDPLSKEYFVIEVNPRVSRSSALASKATGYPIAKMAAKLAVGYTLDELKNPLTGTTYASFEPALDYVVVKFPRWPFDKFKQADRQLGTKMKATGEVMAIDRNLESAIQKAVASLEMKTKGFYLPELRGQTTEQLFELIKTPDDRRFFAVMELLSRQETVEEIHQTTKIDLFFLHVFKNMITLEQELKEHEGTLSKDTLKKVKEKGFLDETIALLTGHSEEAIRQLRQEYGISASFKIVDTCAAEFDAKTNYFYSTYFGKSDGEYQKKTKQRALIIGSGPIRIGQGVEFDYSAVHGVLTLQKLGFETIMMNNNPETVSTDYEIADRLYFEPITLEHILNVVEAEQIDFVIVQFGGQTAINVAEGLEKAGVTLLGTSFDTLDALEDRDLFYQLLDELNLPHAKGDTAHSKEEALTHAKSIGYPVLIRPSYVIGGMGMIVVQSEAHLTSLLDEPDHLPYPILIDEYVTGKEVEVDLISDGKTTFIPTIVEHIEKAGVHSGDSFAILPSVSVSEDMKQQVHTASEQIAKKLAFKGIMNIQFVIKGDQALVLEVNPRASRTVPVVSKIMGIDMIPMATQLLAGATLAELNPSTKNEGGTAVKFPVFSSHAIQDVDLKLTPEMKATGEGMCVGKNIESALKKVFASIWHQKGSLFIKGSDQLVDEAKQAGFDVWTDSFETWLQHEDKSLHIHLGEDEEAKEQRVKALTHGVQVLTEYETVQAFLQGKNGDVSPVSLQELYKKEVTA from the coding sequence ATGCCTAAAGATCAAAGCATACAAACCATTCTAGTCATCGGGTCTGGTCCAATCATCATTGGTCAGGCAGCAGAATTTGATTACTCAGGAACACAAGGATGTATGGCCTTAAAAGAAGAGGGCTACAAAGTCATTTTAGTTAATAACAACCCAGCAACCATTATGACAGACGAATCATTTGCAGATGAAATCTATTTTGAACCGCTTTCAGTTGATTCAGTGACAAGAATCATTGAAAAGGAAAAACCAGATGGTCTTTTAGCCAACCTTGGCGGACAGACCGCTTTAAACCTTGCTGTCGAGCTCGAAAAAGCCGGTGTGCTGAAAAAGCACGGGGTAACCCTGCTCGGAACGTCAGTTGAAACAATTGAAAACGGTGAAGATCGAGAGAAATTCCGTGCTCTCATGAAGCAGTTGAACGAACCTGTGCCAGATAGTGAAATTGTGGATAATGCGAAAGATGCCCTTCAATTTGCAAAAGAAGTAGGTTTCCCAGTCATCCTAAGACCAGCATACACACTTGGAGGAAAGGGTGGCGGAATTGCTTTAACAGAAGAAGCGTTTAAACCGCTCATTGAAGGAGCCCTTTTAGCGAGCCCGATTCATCAGTGTTTAGTTGAAAAAAGCATCGCTGGCTTTAAAGAAGTCGAATATGAGGTCATGAGAGACCGTCAAAATACGTGCATCACAGTATGTAACATGGAAAATATCGATCCAGTTGGTGTGCATACCGGAGACTCGATTGTCGTTGCACCTTCCCAAACATTAACGGACCAAGATTATCAAATGCTTCGTTCAGCGAGTTTGAAAATCATTTCAGCACTGGATGTAGTTGGCGGTTGTAACATCCAATTCGCCCTTGATCCACTCAGTAAAGAATACTTTGTCATTGAGGTCAATCCTCGGGTCAGCCGTTCATCCGCTCTTGCCTCAAAAGCAACAGGCTATCCGATTGCTAAAATGGCGGCAAAGCTTGCGGTAGGCTATACACTAGACGAACTGAAAAACCCGCTCACAGGCACAACTTATGCTAGTTTTGAGCCGGCACTCGATTATGTCGTCGTGAAATTCCCGCGCTGGCCGTTTGATAAATTTAAGCAGGCAGACCGTCAATTAGGCACAAAAATGAAGGCCACTGGAGAAGTCATGGCGATTGACCGTAATTTAGAGTCAGCCATTCAAAAAGCCGTCGCATCCCTTGAAATGAAAACAAAAGGTTTCTACCTGCCAGAATTGAGAGGACAAACGACTGAACAACTATTTGAACTCATCAAAACACCTGATGATCGTCGTTTTTTCGCTGTAATGGAGCTTCTTTCAAGACAGGAAACGGTTGAAGAGATTCATCAAACGACGAAAATCGATCTATTCTTCTTACATGTATTCAAGAATATGATCACACTCGAACAGGAATTGAAGGAACATGAGGGAACGCTATCCAAAGACACCTTAAAAAAGGTAAAGGAAAAGGGCTTCCTTGATGAAACAATCGCTCTTCTTACAGGGCATAGTGAAGAGGCCATTAGACAGCTTCGTCAAGAATATGGCATTTCGGCTTCATTTAAAATTGTCGACACATGTGCGGCAGAATTTGATGCCAAAACGAACTACTTCTATTCGACATACTTTGGCAAAAGTGATGGAGAGTATCAGAAGAAAACAAAACAGCGTGCACTCATCATTGGCTCTGGTCCGATTCGAATTGGGCAGGGAGTCGAGTTTGATTATAGTGCGGTTCATGGCGTTCTTACCCTGCAAAAGCTTGGATTTGAAACCATTATGATGAACAACAATCCAGAAACGGTCAGTACTGATTATGAGATCGCAGATCGTTTATATTTCGAACCAATTACATTAGAACACATTTTAAATGTGGTGGAAGCAGAGCAAATTGATTTCGTCATCGTTCAATTTGGCGGGCAGACTGCCATCAACGTAGCAGAAGGCCTAGAAAAAGCCGGTGTCACGTTGCTGGGGACATCCTTTGACACGCTAGATGCACTGGAAGATCGTGATTTGTTCTATCAGCTTCTTGATGAACTGAATCTTCCTCATGCAAAAGGAGATACAGCTCATTCAAAAGAAGAAGCACTCACGCATGCCAAAAGCATCGGTTATCCTGTGTTAATTCGCCCATCGTATGTCATTGGCGGAATGGGAATGATAGTTGTCCAGTCAGAAGCGCATTTGACGTCACTGCTTGACGAGCCAGATCATTTGCCGTACCCGATTTTAATTGATGAATATGTCACTGGAAAAGAAGTTGAAGTGGATCTTATTTCTGACGGGAAAACGACCTTCATTCCAACGATCGTGGAGCATATTGAGAAAGCGGGCGTCCACTCAGGTGACAGCTTTGCCATTTTACCAAGTGTCTCCGTCAGTGAAGACATGAAACAGCAAGTGCATACTGCGTCTGAACAAATAGCAAAGAAATTAGCGTTTAAGGGCATTATGAATATCCAATTTGTGATTAAAGGGGATCAAGCGCTCGTACTAGAGGTAAATCCGCGGGCAAGTCGAACAGTTCCAGTTGTCAGCAAGATAATGGGCATTGATATGATTCCGATGGCGACTCAATTATTAGCGGGTGCGACGCTTGCAGAGCTAAACCCTTCAACGAAAAACGAAGGGGGAACAGCGGTCAAATTCCCAGTCTTCTCATCCCATGCCATTCAGGATGTCGACTTAAAGCTGACACCTGAAATGAAAGCGACAGGAGAAGGCATGTGTGTAGGCAAGAACATCGAAAGTGCGTTGAAAAAAGTGTTTGCGTCAATTTGGCATCAGAAAGGCAGCCTCTTTATAAAAGGCAGTGACCAATTGGTAGATGAAGCGAAACAAGCAGGCTTTGACGTCTGGACAGACAGTTTTGAAACTTGGCTGCAACACGAAGACAAATCCCTTCATATCCATTTAGGAGAGGATGAAGAGGCAAAAGAGCAGCGTGTAAAAGCACTCACACATGGCGTCCAAGTCCTAACCGAATATGAAACAGTTCAAGCATTCCTGCAAGGAAAAAATGGAGATGTATCACCAGTATCGCTCCAAGAATTATACAAAAAGGAAGTGACGGCATGA
- the argF gene encoding ornithine carbamoyltransferase yields the protein MSQVDVQPALYGKDFLSLKDFSINDIAYLIEKAEEMKQNPYQDLFKGKTLAMIFEKSSTRTRVSFEAGMTQLGGHALFLSSNDLQIARGETISDTAQVLSGYVDGIMIRTFEHEKVEELAQYASIPVINGLTDYSHPCQALADLLTIKEAKGTLKGIKVAYIGDGNNVAHSLMVGCAQLGCDIAVASPKGYEPLQEVTSTAREFAKQSGAEVVVTTDPIAAVQDADVIYSDVFTSMGQEAETEKRLAEFKEYQVNDELMRHAAKDYIFLHCLPAHRGEEVTADIIDGPHSKVFQQAENRLHVQKALIKELMYQQTK from the coding sequence ATGAGTCAAGTTGACGTGCAACCGGCATTATACGGAAAAGACTTTTTATCGTTAAAAGATTTCTCAATCAATGACATTGCCTATTTAATTGAAAAAGCAGAAGAAATGAAACAAAACCCATATCAAGATTTATTCAAAGGGAAAACATTAGCGATGATTTTTGAAAAATCGTCCACAAGAACCCGTGTATCGTTTGAAGCAGGAATGACGCAGCTAGGAGGACATGCGCTCTTCCTCAGCTCAAATGATTTGCAAATCGCCAGAGGAGAAACAATCAGTGATACAGCACAGGTACTGTCTGGCTATGTAGATGGCATTATGATTCGAACCTTTGAACATGAGAAGGTCGAGGAGCTGGCGCAATACGCGTCCATTCCGGTCATCAATGGGCTGACTGACTACTCCCACCCATGTCAGGCACTAGCTGATTTATTGACAATTAAAGAAGCAAAAGGAACATTAAAAGGAATTAAAGTAGCCTATATTGGGGATGGAAATAACGTGGCTCACTCCTTGATGGTTGGCTGTGCGCAGCTAGGCTGTGACATTGCCGTTGCATCACCAAAAGGCTATGAACCCCTTCAAGAAGTGACGAGCACGGCACGTGAGTTTGCAAAACAATCAGGCGCAGAAGTCGTGGTTACGACAGATCCTATCGCGGCTGTCCAAGATGCAGATGTCATTTATTCCGATGTGTTTACAAGCATGGGGCAGGAAGCAGAAACAGAGAAACGCCTGGCTGAATTTAAAGAATACCAAGTCAATGACGAACTAATGCGTCATGCAGCAAAGGACTATATTTTCCTTCATTGTCTCCCGGCGCACCGCGGAGAAGAAGTGACGGCAGACATTATTGACGGGCCGCATTCAAAAGTATTTCAGCAGGCAGAAAATCGTCTGCATGTGCAAAAAGCGTTGATCAAAGAGCTCATGTATCAACAAACCAAATAA
- a CDS encoding YjzC family protein: MGQQHQFKSGNKAPNNGVYIEIGETGSMVKDPLKIKLKAGDVFPDNSNHNRVWTYQRKP, encoded by the coding sequence ATGGGTCAGCAGCATCAGTTTAAATCAGGGAATAAAGCACCAAATAATGGTGTGTACATTGAGATCGGTGAAACCGGCAGTATGGTGAAAGATCCTTTAAAGATTAAGCTTAAAGCAGGCGACGTCTTTCCGGATAACTCGAACCATAACCGTGTTTGGACTTACCAGAGAAAACCATAA
- a CDS encoding MFS transporter translates to MEKTNLSESVWNKRFTSLFISRLIKNTGESFAFTSVLWLLILRGDGALGTGLLLAVTVLPSSLLAPILGPLMKKHHLSKWMFASDVVRATIVLIIPLLHFSHLLPLWLLISLMVIQSATGAAYNPASVAILPQIVPKHLIQKANAILQSSFEIVALAAVMVAGLLVKLIGPADTLLITTALFIISGLFIIGVKLKKTDEGNAAGIKQAKNTYLYNLKRGFLVVKNHHILFALTLYCILMNVAAAPWQALSAVYVAEALQSDSMVYSILRGVAAVGAFMMGFALAKVKIKRFGLFFIVAGMIEGAAFFITGMSTWLPVVLLASFIFGAAVSAINVPEMVIIQTSVDQDDQPQVYAVINASSNVFLPLAAVVSGVLAEKFGAGPVIAGGGVLEILSGIAIFLFTGLAKSHLTADKQKSETVEV, encoded by the coding sequence ATGGAAAAGACGAATCTTAGTGAAAGTGTTTGGAATAAACGCTTCACCTCATTATTCATATCAAGACTCATTAAAAACACAGGAGAAAGTTTTGCTTTTACATCCGTCCTTTGGCTATTAATTTTGAGAGGGGATGGAGCGCTCGGTACAGGACTTCTCCTAGCAGTAACTGTTCTTCCTTCATCTTTGCTAGCCCCAATACTAGGACCTCTTATGAAAAAGCACCATTTGTCTAAATGGATGTTCGCTTCAGACGTCGTTCGAGCAACAATTGTACTCATTATTCCGTTACTGCATTTTTCGCATCTATTGCCTCTATGGTTATTGATCTCATTAATGGTGATTCAATCGGCAACAGGTGCAGCATATAATCCAGCCTCTGTAGCGATTTTACCGCAGATTGTTCCAAAGCATCTGATTCAAAAAGCAAATGCGATCCTGCAATCTTCTTTTGAGATTGTCGCACTTGCAGCGGTTATGGTGGCAGGTCTCTTGGTCAAATTAATTGGTCCTGCAGATACACTGCTTATCACCACTGCCTTATTCATCATATCCGGCCTGTTTATTATCGGTGTTAAACTAAAGAAAACCGATGAAGGAAATGCAGCAGGCATTAAACAAGCAAAGAATACATATTTGTATAACTTAAAAAGAGGTTTTCTCGTCGTCAAAAATCATCACATTTTATTCGCATTAACGCTGTATTGTATTTTAATGAATGTCGCCGCAGCTCCGTGGCAGGCGCTATCTGCTGTATACGTAGCAGAAGCACTGCAAAGCGATTCCATGGTGTATTCCATTTTAAGAGGTGTTGCAGCAGTCGGCGCATTTATGATGGGCTTTGCTCTGGCGAAGGTGAAAATTAAGAGATTTGGTTTGTTCTTTATTGTCGCTGGTATGATTGAAGGGGCTGCATTCTTTATCACAGGAATGAGTACGTGGCTGCCGGTCGTTTTACTTGCTTCCTTTATATTCGGTGCCGCCGTTAGTGCAATCAATGTGCCGGAAATGGTCATTATTCAAACGTCTGTCGACCAGGATGATCAGCCGCAAGTATACGCCGTGATCAATGCTTCATCAAATGTTTTTCTTCCGCTTGCGGCTGTTGTATCAGGCGTTCTGGCAGAAAAATTTGGAGCAGGTCCCGTCATTGCTGGCGGCGGGGTTCTTGAAATTTTATCAGGTATCGCGATTTTCCTGTTTACAGGGCTTGCGAAAAGCCATTTGACAGCAGACAAACAGAAATCCGAAACCGTCGAGGTGTAG
- a CDS encoding YjzD family protein: MRYIITLIWTFLLTHMAGYIVASMNGATYDFTLTSILAVVFTVILFIFAEVSPMKETESSTKHS; encoded by the coding sequence ATGCGATACATTATCACCCTCATTTGGACTTTTCTGCTGACACATATGGCTGGTTACATCGTTGCCTCGATGAATGGCGCTACTTATGACTTTACTTTGACTTCTATTCTTGCAGTGGTGTTTACGGTTATTTTATTCATCTTTGCTGAAGTAAGTCCAATGAAAGAAACGGAAAGTTCAACAAAACACTCTTAA
- a CDS encoding alpha/beta fold hydrolase, producing the protein MGVSERFFQLGSQWNVIHLPQKPNGFGILILGDRNHFVQENTSFWLQHYGRNQLLTALKDEGYTLFNSHLHGNHWGCEDAVFSAKQLVHQTLKQEILNREIHVLAEGMGALVAMSLAEEMPEVLRSIAMVNPCLNLYAQREREKEHKFFYKQLIKELAQSYGCSEKEAETYPLPACPVHSAHVPIHIWQRLNGAPYAYELHAKPFIDQHMKDSEHCQIDLTLHMFDHPRRIFQSIHKFYKSHEREL; encoded by the coding sequence ATGGGTGTAAGCGAACGTTTTTTTCAGCTCGGTTCCCAGTGGAACGTCATTCACCTTCCTCAAAAACCAAATGGCTTTGGCATTCTTATCCTCGGTGACCGAAATCACTTTGTGCAGGAAAATACATCATTCTGGCTTCAGCACTATGGAAGAAACCAGCTTTTAACTGCCTTAAAGGATGAAGGATATACATTGTTTAATAGTCATCTTCACGGGAATCACTGGGGATGCGAAGATGCTGTTTTTAGTGCAAAACAGCTCGTTCATCAGACGTTAAAACAAGAAATATTAAACCGAGAAATTCATGTGCTGGCAGAGGGGATGGGTGCACTCGTTGCCATGAGCCTTGCAGAAGAGATGCCAGAAGTGCTAAGGTCCATTGCGATGGTGAACCCATGCCTGAATCTCTATGCACAACGAGAAAGAGAAAAGGAACACAAATTCTTCTATAAACAGCTGATCAAAGAATTAGCGCAAAGCTACGGCTGCTCTGAAAAGGAAGCGGAAACGTACCCGCTCCCAGCTTGCCCTGTTCATTCTGCTCATGTACCGATCCATATTTGGCAAAGATTAAACGGCGCACCGTATGCATATGAGCTGCATGCAAAGCCTTTTATTGACCAGCATATGAAGGATTCAGAACATTGTCAGATCGATCTCACCTTGCATATGTTTGATCACCCGAGAAGGATCTTTCAATCCATTCACAAGTTTTATAAATCGCATGAAAGAGAATTATGA
- a CDS encoding nad binding enzyme, translated as METGLIIGADEFFGLALCEYMMKEGIQVDITCPNDHTKEQKMLLEERMMWLGRNDLFRVIDLQDGKDTYDLIFIQSQEPDQRQEDIKARQGIYRILCEQPGDESTKQDVPAVILPRMFGPWTLKKERAMQDDEAFFVEDVAKDLFKWAAGTNRIEEKTHKLKVKRQTDDKQAEEMIAEWKRQNSTFFDKKQE; from the coding sequence ATGGAGACAGGATTGATCATAGGGGCAGATGAATTTTTTGGCCTAGCGCTGTGTGAATACATGATGAAAGAGGGCATTCAAGTAGATATCACATGTCCGAATGATCATACAAAAGAGCAAAAGATGTTATTAGAAGAGCGAATGATGTGGCTCGGCAGAAATGATCTTTTCCGTGTCATTGACCTACAGGATGGAAAAGACACGTATGATCTAATCTTTATTCAATCACAGGAACCAGATCAAAGACAGGAAGACATCAAAGCAAGGCAAGGCATCTACCGGATTCTTTGCGAACAACCCGGAGACGAATCGACCAAACAGGATGTGCCGGCTGTGATTCTTCCTCGCATGTTTGGACCATGGACACTTAAAAAAGAAAGAGCCATGCAAGATGATGAAGCGTTTTTTGTAGAAGATGTGGCAAAGGATTTGTTCAAGTGGGCAGCGGGAACGAACCGAATAGAAGAAAAGACACATAAATTGAAAGTTAAAAGACAAACGGATGACAAACAAGCAGAAGAAATGATCGCAGAATGGAAAAGACAAAACTCAACATTTTTCGACAAAAAGCAAGAATGA
- a CDS encoding BMP family ABC transporter substrate-binding protein — protein MKYQRLVMIFSFLLLLSACSQAPLKGHIEKVGLLVPDTINDQVWGTKGYKGLLNIQSTFGVDVYYKEGMVDKEKIVDAIEEFHKKGVNLIIGHGNEYSEIFNLISEDYPKTQFITVNGNKPQADNVTNVTFKGEAMGFFGGMTAAHMSKTKKIGILATYDWQSEVDGFIKGAKYQDEHVQVLADFVENWDDADKAVTLYQKLKKQGVDVVYPAGDGYNIPVIEQIKADNLSAIGYVTDQSNLGSHTVLTSTVQHVDKAYSIIAKKFNEGKLNEQDEYSFDFKEGVIEMGKFSSTIDRAFVKDIESDIASYKKTGKLPNEK, from the coding sequence ATGAAGTATCAGCGGCTTGTCATGATCTTTTCGTTCCTTCTCCTATTATCTGCCTGCTCACAGGCACCTTTAAAAGGACATATTGAGAAGGTGGGTTTACTCGTCCCCGATACAATTAATGATCAAGTTTGGGGAACGAAAGGTTATAAAGGCTTATTAAATATTCAATCAACATTTGGTGTAGATGTTTATTATAAGGAAGGAATGGTCGACAAAGAGAAAATCGTTGATGCCATTGAAGAATTCCACAAAAAAGGAGTCAATTTGATTATTGGCCATGGCAATGAATACAGCGAAATTTTCAACTTAATCAGTGAAGATTATCCGAAAACACAATTTATCACGGTAAATGGAAACAAGCCTCAGGCGGACAATGTCACGAATGTGACGTTTAAAGGAGAAGCGATGGGCTTTTTCGGAGGCATGACAGCAGCGCATATGTCAAAAACAAAAAAGATTGGTATTCTTGCTACATATGATTGGCAAAGCGAAGTAGATGGCTTTATCAAAGGTGCAAAATATCAAGATGAACATGTACAAGTGCTGGCTGACTTTGTCGAAAACTGGGATGATGCTGACAAAGCCGTGACGCTCTATCAAAAATTGAAAAAGCAGGGCGTAGATGTTGTGTATCCAGCAGGTGATGGTTATAATATCCCTGTCATTGAACAAATCAAAGCCGATAATTTATCAGCGATCGGATATGTCACCGATCAATCCAATCTCGGCAGTCATACCGTCTTAACAAGCACAGTACAGCATGTGGATAAAGCGTACAGTATTATTGCGAAGAAGTTTAATGAAGGCAAGCTAAATGAACAGGATGAGTACTCCTTTGACTTTAAAGAAGGAGTGATCGAAATGGGTAAATTTAGTTCCACCATTGACCGTGCTTTTGTGAAAGACATTGAAAGTGATATTGCTTCTTACAAAAAAACTGGCAAACTGCCAAATGAAAAGTGA
- a CDS encoding ComZ family protein produces the protein MQHEKSMEFLQIAMKYFPKAKEELDKVGIQLDPEALQPLLSLFTSVMQEAYELGKADAESEKATE, from the coding sequence ATGCAGCACGAAAAATCGATGGAGTTTTTACAAATTGCCATGAAATATTTTCCGAAGGCAAAAGAAGAATTAGATAAAGTAGGTATTCAGCTTGACCCAGAAGCTCTTCAACCGCTTCTATCATTGTTTACATCTGTCATGCAAGAGGCATATGAGCTTGGAAAAGCAGATGCAGAATCAGAAAAAGCCACAGAATAG